From Solidesulfovibrio carbinoliphilus subsp. oakridgensis, the proteins below share one genomic window:
- a CDS encoding TetR/AcrR family transcriptional regulator, translating into MEAKINAIVAAASRLFAANGFDATSVHDIAAQAGVAAGTIIYHFKSKKNLLFIIARQALSGLLRALGREAAAAAEPWTALQAMARAFFRHVRDNRDAFGVLFRDDPFLRFDLDRHPMADLAMLERRCAELIGLELERGFSSGVFHEVPVAETTRVIRGLWLGCAQTLVRDPSLADPTAEVVAFMAGRLLAGRGGCPEG; encoded by the coding sequence GTGGAAGCCAAGATCAACGCCATTGTCGCGGCCGCGAGCAGACTCTTTGCGGCCAACGGCTTCGACGCCACTTCCGTCCACGACATCGCGGCCCAGGCCGGGGTGGCGGCGGGCACGATCATCTATCATTTCAAGTCCAAGAAAAATCTTCTCTTCATCATCGCCCGCCAGGCCCTGTCCGGACTCTTGCGGGCCCTGGGCAGGGAAGCCGCGGCCGCGGCCGAGCCCTGGACGGCCTTGCAAGCCATGGCCCGGGCCTTTTTCCGCCATGTCCGCGACAACCGCGACGCCTTTGGCGTCCTCTTCCGGGACGACCCCTTTCTGCGCTTCGACCTCGACCGCCATCCCATGGCCGACCTGGCCATGCTGGAGCGGCGGTGCGCCGAACTGATCGGCCTGGAACTTGAACGAGGATTCAGCTCGGGAGTCTTCCACGAGGTGCCGGTGGCGGAGACCACGCGCGTCATCCGGGGCCTGTGGCTCGGTTGCGCCCAGACCCTGGTCCGGGACCCGTCCCTGGCCGATCCCACGGCCGAGGTGGTGGCCTTCATGGCCGGCCGGCTTTTGGCCGGCCGGGGCGGGTGCCCGGAAGGATGA
- a CDS encoding cytochrome c family protein, whose amino-acid sequence MAWRSVFRVLAATLAVCCFRFAGEGRCDEARYVGNAACAGCHAAEYDAYSKHSKKAHSSRSVRLMAKSLTPEELAGCFACHATGYGRPGGFTSLSATPELADAGCEVCHGPGSVHAATGDPAAIKGKLSVADCQGCHNATRVRAFGFKPLLRAGAH is encoded by the coding sequence ATGGCATGGCGATCCGTTTTCCGCGTTCTGGCCGCGACCCTGGCCGTTTGTTGCTTCCGGTTTGCCGGCGAGGGCCGGTGCGACGAGGCCCGCTATGTCGGCAACGCCGCCTGCGCCGGGTGCCACGCCGCCGAGTACGACGCCTACAGCAAGCATTCCAAAAAGGCCCATTCGTCCCGGAGTGTCAGGCTCATGGCCAAAAGCCTGACCCCGGAGGAGCTGGCCGGCTGCTTTGCCTGCCATGCCACGGGCTACGGCCGGCCCGGCGGCTTCACGAGCCTTTCGGCCACGCCGGAGCTGGCCGACGCCGGCTGCGAGGTCTGCCACGGCCCGGGCTCGGTCCACGCCGCCACCGGCGATCCGGCAGCCATCAAGGGCAAGCTTTCCGTGGCCGACTGCCAGGGGTGCCACAACGCCACCCGGGTCCGCGCCTTCGGCTTCAAGCCGCTCCTGCGGGCCGGGGCCCACTGA
- the hndA gene encoding NADP-reducing hydrogenase subunit HndA translates to MQNSTCQAVGECRVPDQAVLPQPLYREVVQFIEALPQKQGHLVTVLHKAQSVFGYLPIEVQQFVADYMEVPLAQVYGVVSFYTFFTMVPKGKHPISVCMGTACFVKGADKVVRAFKEQLKIDIGDVTPDGKFSIDTLRCVGGCALAPIVMVGEKVYGNVTAGQVKKILADY, encoded by the coding sequence ATGCAAAACTCAACTTGTCAAGCGGTCGGAGAATGCCGGGTGCCGGACCAGGCCGTGCTGCCCCAGCCGCTGTACCGGGAAGTCGTCCAGTTCATCGAGGCCCTGCCCCAGAAGCAAGGCCATCTGGTCACCGTGCTCCACAAAGCCCAGAGCGTCTTCGGCTACCTGCCCATCGAAGTGCAGCAGTTCGTGGCCGACTACATGGAAGTGCCGCTGGCCCAGGTCTACGGCGTGGTCAGCTTCTACACCTTTTTCACCATGGTCCCCAAGGGCAAGCACCCCATTTCCGTGTGCATGGGCACCGCCTGCTTCGTCAAGGGCGCGGACAAGGTCGTGCGGGCCTTCAAGGAACAGCTCAAGATCGACATCGGCGACGTCACCCCTGACGGCAAGTTCTCCATCGACACCCTGCGTTGCGTCGGCGGCTGCGCCCTGGCTCCCATCGTCATGGTCGGGGAGAAGGTCTATGGCAACGTCACCGCCGGCCAGGTGAAAAAGATCCTGGCCGACTACTAG
- a CDS encoding two-component system sensor histidine kinase NtrB: MTPWRAPSLEDLIGIEHSKLGFFQELRQTIEALKDANAQSSQRRREIAAILDGITDIMMVLAPDLRILSVNHVFRQTFPQPAPEGQFCYKIFRNQDTPCPECPASKSFATGDICRETAIFKIGGKNIQYEMVASPIRHPDDPESHILVFKRDVTREKEYQAKFYQAEKMATIGMLATGVAHEVNNPLTAIFGFAEGLRRRLPALREKVDPGVMEDVEDYVSTILLECRRCQDIVTTLLTFSRHKTVSFSPVSLNAVVEDTLKLLRSHLKQRNQAKITVRVDLCESLPKVLGDEHQIKQVMLNLLVNAMDAIAGPGRIVITTFQSVPESVCLSVEDSGYGIRAEHMDKLFEPFFTTKRAGKGIGIGLSTCMSIVQKHHGDITVKSQPGQGAVFTVKFPVNPDKTS; the protein is encoded by the coding sequence GTGACGCCCTGGCGCGCCCCGTCCCTCGAGGACCTCATCGGCATCGAGCACAGCAAGCTCGGATTTTTCCAGGAGCTGCGCCAGACCATCGAGGCCTTAAAAGACGCCAACGCCCAGTCCTCCCAGCGCCGCCGCGAAATCGCGGCCATCCTCGACGGCATAACGGACATCATGATGGTCCTCGCGCCCGACCTGCGCATCCTGTCGGTCAACCACGTCTTCCGCCAGACCTTCCCGCAGCCGGCCCCGGAAGGGCAGTTCTGCTACAAGATCTTCCGCAACCAGGACACCCCCTGCCCCGAGTGCCCGGCCAGCAAGTCCTTTGCCACGGGCGACATCTGCCGGGAGACGGCCATTTTCAAGATCGGCGGAAAAAACATCCAATACGAGATGGTGGCCTCCCCCATCCGCCACCCGGACGATCCCGAGAGCCACATCCTGGTCTTCAAGCGCGACGTGACCCGGGAGAAGGAATACCAGGCCAAGTTCTACCAGGCCGAGAAGATGGCCACCATCGGCATGCTGGCCACGGGCGTGGCCCATGAGGTCAACAACCCGCTGACCGCCATCTTCGGCTTTGCCGAGGGCCTGCGCCGCCGCCTGCCGGCCCTGCGCGAAAAGGTGGACCCGGGCGTCATGGAAGACGTGGAGGACTACGTCAGCACCATCCTCCTCGAATGCCGCCGCTGCCAGGACATCGTGACTACGCTGCTCACCTTTTCCCGGCACAAGACCGTGAGCTTTTCCCCGGTGAGCCTGAACGCCGTGGTCGAGGATACGCTGAAACTCCTGCGCAGCCACCTCAAACAGCGCAACCAGGCCAAGATCACCGTGCGCGTGGACCTGTGCGAAAGCCTGCCCAAGGTCCTCGGCGACGAACACCAGATCAAGCAGGTGATGCTGAACCTCCTCGTCAACGCCATGGACGCCATCGCCGGGCCCGGCCGCATCGTCATCACCACCTTCCAGTCCGTCCCGGAGTCGGTCTGCCTGTCCGTGGAAGACTCGGGCTACGGCATCCGGGCCGAACACATGGACAAGCTCTTCGAACCCTTTTTCACCACCAAACGGGCGGGCAAGGGCATCGGCATCGGCCTCTCCACATGCATGTCCATCGTCCAGAAACACCACGGGGACATCACGGTCAAAAGCCAGCCCGGCCAGGGCGCGGTCTTCACCGTGAAGTTCCCGGTCAATCCGGATAAAACATCGTGA
- a CDS encoding sigma-54-dependent transcriptional regulator produces MTSPYSVLVVDDEPSIGKLLKKELSSPARTVTAAETAHQAREMTRRNTYEVVVLDLRLPDADGLDLLVEIRQHMPDVEVIIITGHGNIDSAVEAMKLGAYDYITKPFNLEELELIVERAYQRACLRFENRQLKHAQSRNQPQQIVGNSAAVKQIRFLIEKVAPTDVPVLITGESGSGKEVAATAIQALSRRADKPYVIKNCATLQKELARSELFGYVKGAFTGATENREGLMTFANKGTLFLDEIGELPMEVQASLLRTLENKTYRRVGDKDERTTDLRLLFATNRNLAKEAEAGRFHEALFHRINVFNIELPPLRERKEDIPLLVDYFLDRVQAGGTYRISDRAMSCLINYQWPGNIRELRNVIERGVILSEAGVITENALPRELSLQAEGDHDFLSLEAVEREHIGKVLACFGNNRTLAATALGISRKTLYRKIREYNII; encoded by the coding sequence GTGACCAGCCCCTATTCCGTTTTGGTGGTTGACGACGAGCCCTCCATCGGCAAGTTGCTCAAAAAGGAGCTGTCCTCCCCGGCCCGCACGGTCACGGCCGCGGAAACCGCCCACCAGGCCCGCGAGATGACCCGGCGCAACACCTACGAAGTGGTGGTCCTCGACCTGCGCCTGCCCGACGCCGACGGCCTCGACCTCCTGGTCGAAATCCGCCAGCACATGCCCGACGTCGAGGTCATCATCATCACCGGTCACGGCAACATCGACAGCGCGGTCGAGGCCATGAAGCTCGGGGCCTACGACTACATCACCAAGCCGTTCAACCTCGAGGAGCTGGAGCTCATCGTCGAGCGGGCCTACCAGCGGGCCTGCCTGCGGTTCGAGAACCGCCAGCTCAAACACGCCCAGAGCCGGAACCAGCCCCAGCAGATCGTCGGCAACTCGGCGGCGGTCAAGCAGATCCGGTTTCTCATCGAAAAAGTCGCCCCCACCGACGTGCCGGTCCTCATTACCGGCGAATCCGGGTCCGGCAAGGAGGTGGCGGCCACGGCCATCCAGGCCCTGTCCCGCCGGGCCGACAAGCCGTATGTCATAAAGAACTGCGCCACCCTGCAAAAGGAGCTGGCCCGTAGCGAACTCTTCGGCTACGTCAAGGGCGCCTTCACCGGGGCCACCGAGAACCGCGAAGGGCTCATGACCTTTGCCAACAAGGGCACGCTTTTTCTCGACGAGATCGGCGAGCTGCCCATGGAGGTCCAGGCCTCGCTCCTGCGCACCCTCGAGAACAAGACCTACCGCCGGGTCGGGGACAAGGACGAGCGGACCACCGACCTGCGCCTGCTTTTCGCCACCAACCGCAACCTGGCCAAGGAGGCCGAGGCCGGCCGGTTCCACGAGGCCCTTTTCCACCGCATCAACGTCTTCAACATCGAGCTGCCTCCCCTGCGCGAACGCAAGGAGGACATCCCGCTGCTGGTCGATTATTTCCTGGACCGGGTTCAGGCCGGCGGCACCTACCGCATTTCCGACCGGGCCATGTCGTGCCTCATCAACTACCAGTGGCCCGGCAACATCCGGGAGCTTCGAAACGTCATCGAACGCGGGGTCATCCTGTCCGAGGCCGGGGTCATCACGGAAAACGCCCTGCCCCGCGAGCTTTCGCTCCAGGCCGAGGGCGACCACGACTTCCTGTCGCTTGAGGCCGTGGAACGCGAGCACATCGGCAAGGTCCTGGCCTGCTTCGGCAACAACCGGACCCTGGCCGCCACCGCCCTTGGCATCTCCCGCAAGACGCTCTACCGCAAGATCCGCGAGTACAATATCATCTGA
- a CDS encoding methyl-accepting chemotaxis protein: MSKRTHSLGAKALLLVSLVVTATLAGLFAANALWQHDMAVGRTREAAMRAATLTSLVVNEPMVLGDNEGTTAQFAKIAAAGDKSRVFLTDFRGSVTYGTDPAALGRRLTDTVADPGLAALLDQALGQGQDADSLEDVAGRPTFLTIRAVKNAPECHHCHGASRAVLGALVTAEDVSPEMAALRNTQVKAGLLSLAGLAALVAALWFFMKRSIIDRLAFLSSHSERIATGDMDACLEIHKRVDRRMTGGRMDEITTLANALCTLVDNLKRKILEADQKTREAASEAERAGTCLAEAESAREGAIAARREGAVAAAHTLEGVLANLGQTGEALYEKVRLALGGARTQKDAAQETTLAIGEMNTVVMEVAKNAAAAADTATDARQKAADGSRTVLELVTLISRIRDKAGALREDITALGQEAQGIGAIINVISDIADQTNLLALNAAIEAARAGDAGRGFAVVADEVRKLAEKTMTATKEVEQAVTAIQCGTREHVVSVQETATAIEAADTLARRSGEALSGIVGLVTASADQVQAIATAADEQSAVTEEIARTVESIHRISLDTAAAMEESDTAVARLTGQAADLRQLIDDMLA; the protein is encoded by the coding sequence ATGTCCAAACGCACCCATTCCCTCGGCGCCAAGGCGCTCCTCCTCGTCAGCCTCGTCGTCACCGCCACCCTGGCCGGGCTTTTCGCGGCCAACGCCCTGTGGCAGCACGACATGGCCGTGGGCCGCACCCGGGAGGCGGCCATGCGCGCGGCCACCCTCACCTCCCTGGTGGTCAACGAACCCATGGTCCTTGGCGACAACGAGGGGACCACGGCCCAGTTCGCCAAGATCGCCGCCGCCGGCGACAAGTCCCGGGTCTTTCTGACCGACTTCCGAGGGTCGGTGACCTACGGCACGGACCCGGCCGCCCTGGGCCGGCGGCTGACCGACACCGTGGCCGACCCGGGCCTGGCCGCGCTCCTGGACCAGGCCCTCGGCCAGGGCCAGGACGCCGACAGCCTGGAAGACGTGGCCGGCCGGCCGACCTTCCTCACCATCCGGGCGGTCAAGAACGCGCCCGAGTGCCACCACTGCCACGGCGCCAGCCGGGCCGTCCTCGGGGCCCTGGTGACCGCCGAGGACGTGTCTCCGGAGATGGCGGCCCTGCGGAACACGCAGGTCAAGGCGGGCCTGCTCTCCCTGGCCGGACTGGCGGCACTCGTGGCCGCGCTGTGGTTTTTCATGAAGCGGTCCATCATCGACCGGCTGGCCTTTCTGTCATCGCACAGCGAACGCATCGCCACGGGCGACATGGACGCCTGCCTGGAGATCCACAAGCGGGTGGACCGGAGGATGACAGGCGGCCGCATGGACGAAATCACCACCCTGGCCAACGCCCTGTGCACCCTGGTCGACAACCTCAAGCGGAAGATCCTCGAGGCCGACCAGAAGACCCGCGAGGCGGCCAGCGAGGCCGAGCGGGCCGGAACCTGCCTGGCCGAGGCCGAGTCGGCCCGGGAGGGGGCCATCGCCGCCCGGCGCGAGGGAGCGGTGGCCGCCGCCCACACCCTGGAAGGCGTGCTGGCCAACCTGGGCCAGACCGGGGAGGCGCTCTACGAAAAGGTCCGTCTCGCCCTCGGCGGGGCCAGGACCCAGAAGGACGCGGCCCAGGAGACCACGCTGGCCATCGGCGAAATGAACACCGTGGTCATGGAGGTGGCCAAAAACGCGGCCGCGGCCGCGGACACGGCCACGGACGCCCGGCAAAAGGCCGCAGACGGGTCCAGGACCGTGCTCGAACTCGTGACCCTGATCAGCCGGATCCGGGACAAGGCCGGGGCCCTGCGCGAGGACATCACGGCCCTTGGCCAGGAGGCCCAAGGCATTGGCGCCATCATCAACGTCATCTCCGACATCGCGGACCAGACCAACCTGCTGGCCTTAAACGCCGCCATCGAGGCGGCCCGGGCCGGGGACGCCGGCCGGGGCTTCGCCGTGGTGGCCGACGAGGTCCGAAAGCTGGCCGAAAAGACCATGACCGCGACCAAGGAGGTGGAGCAGGCCGTCACCGCCATCCAATGCGGCACCCGGGAGCACGTGGTCAGCGTCCAGGAAACGGCCACGGCCATCGAGGCGGCCGACACCCTGGCCCGCCGGTCCGGGGAGGCCCTCTCCGGCATCGTCGGCCTGGTCACGGCCTCGGCCGACCAGGTCCAGGCCATTGCCACGGCGGCCGACGAGCAGTCGGCCGTGACCGAGGAGATCGCCCGCACCGTGGAATCGATCCACCGCATCTCCCTCGACACGGCCGCGGCCATGGAGGAATCGGACACGGCCGTGGCCCGGCTGACCGGCCAGGCCGCCGACCTGCGCCAGCTCATCGACGACATGCTGGCCTAA
- a CDS encoding NADH-ubiquinone oxidoreductase-F iron-sulfur binding region domain-containing protein — protein sequence MAATTTQKKQLRIATRNCGFIDPENIDDYIALRGYEGLAKVLTMSPADVVDLIKRSGLRGRGGGGFPTGVKWGIALANAADQKYMVCNADEGDPGAFMDRAVLEGDPHSVVEAMAIGGYAIGATVGTVYIRAEYPLAIKRLKKAIDDARDYGLLGTNIFGSGFDFDIEIKYGAGAFVCGEETALIRSMEGQRGEPVSKPPFPAQSGYWEKPTIVNNVETFANVPAIILNGADWFAGIGTATTKGTKVFALAGKIQNVGLIEVPMGITLREVIFDIGGGCPDGKAFKAVQTGGPSGGALSYKDLDVAIDYESLIARKSMMGSGGMVVMDEDDCMVSIAKFFLDFTMDETCGKCTPCRVGSKRLYEILDKITKGKGTQADLDRLKSLSEVIKDTALCGLGQTMPNPILSTMDTFGHEYAAHVQDKKCPAHVCTAMLTYTIDPAKCTGCTLCTKVCPVECISGTKKQPHTIDATKCIKCGACYDKCKFDSIIKI from the coding sequence ATGGCAGCGACGACCACCCAGAAAAAGCAGCTTCGGATCGCCACCCGCAACTGCGGCTTCATCGATCCCGAAAATATCGACGATTACATCGCCCTGCGCGGCTACGAGGGCCTGGCCAAGGTCCTGACCATGAGCCCGGCCGACGTGGTGGACCTGATCAAACGCTCCGGGCTTCGCGGCCGGGGCGGCGGCGGCTTCCCCACCGGCGTCAAGTGGGGCATCGCCCTGGCCAACGCCGCGGACCAGAAATACATGGTCTGCAACGCCGACGAAGGCGACCCCGGCGCATTCATGGACCGCGCCGTCCTCGAGGGCGACCCCCACTCCGTGGTCGAGGCCATGGCCATCGGCGGCTATGCCATCGGCGCCACCGTGGGCACGGTCTACATCCGGGCCGAGTATCCGCTGGCAATAAAGCGCCTGAAAAAGGCCATCGACGACGCCCGGGACTACGGGCTCCTTGGCACCAACATCTTCGGCTCGGGCTTTGATTTCGACATCGAAATCAAGTACGGGGCCGGCGCCTTCGTCTGCGGCGAGGAAACGGCCCTTATCCGGTCCATGGAAGGCCAGCGCGGCGAGCCCGTCAGCAAGCCGCCCTTCCCGGCCCAGTCCGGCTATTGGGAAAAGCCGACCATCGTCAACAACGTCGAGACCTTCGCCAACGTGCCCGCCATCATCCTGAACGGCGCCGACTGGTTCGCCGGCATCGGCACCGCCACCACCAAGGGCACCAAGGTCTTCGCCCTGGCCGGCAAGATCCAGAACGTGGGCCTGATCGAAGTGCCCATGGGCATCACCCTGCGCGAGGTCATCTTCGACATCGGCGGCGGCTGCCCGGACGGCAAGGCCTTCAAGGCCGTGCAGACCGGCGGCCCCTCGGGCGGGGCCCTGTCCTACAAGGACCTCGACGTGGCCATCGACTACGAGTCGCTGATCGCGCGCAAGTCCATGATGGGTTCCGGCGGCATGGTCGTCATGGACGAGGACGATTGCATGGTGTCCATCGCCAAGTTCTTCCTCGACTTCACCATGGACGAGACCTGCGGCAAGTGCACGCCCTGCCGCGTCGGTTCCAAGCGCCTCTACGAGATCCTGGACAAGATCACCAAGGGCAAGGGCACCCAGGCCGATCTCGACAGGCTCAAGTCCCTGTCCGAGGTCATCAAGGACACGGCGCTTTGCGGCCTTGGCCAGACCATGCCGAACCCCATTCTCTCGACCATGGACACCTTCGGCCACGAGTACGCGGCCCACGTCCAGGACAAGAAGTGTCCGGCCCACGTCTGCACGGCCATGCTGACCTACACCATCGATCCCGCCAAGTGCACCGGTTGCACCCTGTGCACCAAGGTCTGCCCGGTGGAGTGCATCTCCGGCACGAAGAAGCAGCCGCATACCATCGACGCCACCAAGTGCATCAAGTGCGGCGCCTGCTACGACAAGTGCAAATTCGACTCCATCATCAAGATATAA
- a CDS encoding (2Fe-2S) ferredoxin domain-containing protein, giving the protein MSTIKTLDELKVKRQEILDRKAAKNGKTIINVSLATCSIAAGGRTALEAMQDEVAQNGLTGVEFMQSGCMTYCYAEPTVEITLPGKAPVVFGGVDETKARELITEYVMRGEPVEGIIPVNYERVVL; this is encoded by the coding sequence ATGAGCACCATAAAGACCCTCGACGAATTAAAGGTCAAGCGTCAGGAGATCCTGGACCGCAAGGCCGCCAAGAACGGCAAGACCATCATCAACGTGTCGCTGGCCACCTGTTCCATCGCCGCCGGCGGCAGGACCGCCCTGGAGGCCATGCAGGACGAGGTGGCCCAAAACGGCCTGACCGGGGTGGAATTCATGCAGTCGGGCTGCATGACCTACTGCTACGCCGAACCGACCGTGGAGATCACGCTGCCGGGCAAGGCCCCGGTGGTGTTTGGCGGGGTCGATGAAACCAAGGCCCGGGAACTGATCACCGAGTACGTCATGCGCGGCGAACCGGTGGAGGGAATCATCCCCGTCAACTACGAACGGGTAGTCCTGTAA
- a CDS encoding iron-containing alcohol dehydrogenase has product MRISKFAIPEIIFGRGSIVHLASCAKRLGGRRVLLVSDQGLVGAGWVDRIMEILRDNGLEWVYYDAVNSNPRDYQVHDGAEIYVRERADVIIAVGGGSPMDAAKGIATIVGNGGRISDYEGANRIMRPLPPMIFLPTTAGSGSDISQFCIITDVARQVKMSIISRSLVPNISIIDPLVLLTKSEELIIASAIDAFAHAVESYLSLLSSPFTELQALKAIRLIAQNLRPALNDRSIEALENLSIAATAAGMSFSNAGLGIGHSLAHSLGGMFDVLHGLVHPILLPPVMRFNLPAGVDKLAAIGRIVCGPRMCSSEYIALAGIDWLERFFGDFNVPVRLRDILPDSSCLETIAKTAVNDACTLTNPRPASWESLLGVCQEAW; this is encoded by the coding sequence ATGCGGATCAGCAAATTCGCCATTCCGGAGATCATCTTCGGCCGGGGAAGCATCGTCCACCTGGCTTCCTGCGCCAAGCGCCTCGGCGGCCGGCGTGTGCTCCTGGTCAGCGACCAGGGCCTGGTCGGGGCCGGCTGGGTCGATCGGATCATGGAGATCCTGCGCGACAACGGCCTGGAGTGGGTCTACTACGACGCCGTCAATTCCAATCCCCGCGACTATCAGGTTCACGACGGCGCGGAAATCTACGTGCGCGAGCGGGCCGACGTCATCATCGCGGTCGGCGGCGGCAGCCCCATGGACGCGGCCAAGGGCATCGCCACCATCGTCGGCAACGGCGGACGGATCAGCGACTACGAAGGGGCCAACCGGATCATGCGGCCCCTGCCCCCCATGATCTTTCTGCCGACAACCGCCGGCTCGGGCTCGGACATCTCCCAGTTCTGCATCATCACCGACGTGGCCCGGCAGGTGAAGATGTCGATCATCAGCCGGTCGCTCGTGCCCAATATTTCCATCATCGACCCGCTGGTCTTACTCACCAAGAGCGAAGAGCTGATTATCGCCTCGGCCATCGACGCCTTTGCCCACGCCGTGGAATCCTACCTGTCGCTCTTGTCTTCGCCCTTCACCGAGCTCCAGGCCTTGAAAGCCATCCGGTTGATCGCCCAGAACCTGCGCCCGGCCCTAAACGACCGGTCCATCGAGGCGCTCGAAAACCTGAGCATCGCGGCCACGGCCGCCGGCATGTCCTTTTCCAACGCCGGGCTTGGCATCGGCCACTCCCTGGCCCATTCCCTCGGCGGCATGTTCGACGTGCTCCACGGCCTCGTCCATCCGATCCTCCTGCCGCCGGTCATGCGGTTCAACCTCCCGGCGGGCGTGGACAAGCTGGCCGCCATCGGCCGGATCGTGTGCGGCCCGCGCATGTGCTCCTCGGAATACATCGCCCTGGCCGGCATCGACTGGCTGGAGCGGTTTTTCGGGGACTTCAACGTGCCGGTCCGGCTGCGGGACATCCTGCCGGACAGCAGCTGTCTGGAAACCATCGCCAAGACGGCGGTCAACGACGCCTGCACCCTGACCAATCCCCGGCCGGCCAGCTGGGAATCGCTCCTTGGCGTCTGCCAGGAGGCCTGGTGA